The Aquitalea magnusonii region CGCGTCTGGTGCAGTACGGGCCGTGGCTGGCGGGAGAGTATTTCAGCTTTGCCGACATTTCCGCCGCCTGTGTGCTGCCGCTGGTGGCCTCTTCCACGCGTGATGTTTACGGTGAAGATCTGACCAGCATCATTCCGGGCATCGAAGACTATCTGCTCCTGCTGGGCAAGCGTGCCAGCGTGGCCCGCATGTGGCAGGACAGCGCTGCCGCGCGCGCGGCGGTGCTGGAAGCTGCCGCGCAGTAAGTGTCACAGTTCCACAAACAGCGGTAATTGCTGTGGCTGGTCGGTGTCATCGGCCAGCCTGACGCCCACCCCCACCAGCCGCACCGGGCGCTGGCCGCGTTCAAAGGCGATGCCCAGCAGTTCGGTATAGGCTGCCGCTGTCAATTGTCGGCCAGTCTGCTCTGCGGTGGTCTGGCTGAAGTCGGCAAACTTCAGTTTCACGCTCAGTCCCTTGAATGGCGGGTTCTCCGCCCGTGCAATGCGGCCCTGCAGCTTGGCCATCAGCTCTGGCAGCTTGTCCAGGCAGGCGGCGAGGTCCGGCAGGTCCTGGGCATAGGTTTCTTCCACGCTGATGGATTTGCGGCTGCGGTCAGTGCTGACCGGCCGCTCGTCACGGCCACGGGCCAGCTCGTACAAGCGTTCACCAAAGCGACCAAAATGCCGCATCAGGTCGCTCATTTCCCATTGGCGCAGCTCGCTGCAGCGGTGAATGCCCAGCTTTTTCAGATGCGCCGCCGTCACCCTGCCCACGCCATGAATCTTTTCCACCGGCAGTTGCAGCACAAAGGCGTCGACATCCTGCGGGCGGATCACGAACTGCCCGTCGGGCTTGTGCCAGTCACTGGCAATCTTGGCCAGAAACTTGTTGGGCGCAATGCCCGCCGAGGCGGTAATGCCCACTTCGGTCTGGATCTGGCGGCGGATGGCCGCGGCCATCAGGGTGGCGCTGCCTTGCTCGTGCGGCTGGGTGCTGACATCCAGATAGGCCTCATCCAGCGATAGCGGCTCGATCAGCGGGGTGTAGCGCTCGTAGATGGCCATGATCTGCTGGCTGGCCGCGCGGTAGCGGACCATGTCCGGCGGCAGGATCAGCAATTGCGGACACAGGCGCAACGCGCGCGCCGATGACATGGCGCTGTGTACGCCAAAGCGGCGGGCGATGTAGTTGCAAGTGGCAATCACGCCGCGGCTGTCCGGCTGCCCGCCCACGGCCAGCGGGATATCTCGCAGCGCCGGGTTGT contains the following coding sequences:
- the dinB gene encoding DNA polymerase IV, which translates into the protein MTGQRKIIHVDCDCFYAAIEMRDNPALRDIPLAVGGQPDSRGVIATCNYIARRFGVHSAMSSARALRLCPQLLILPPDMVRYRAASQQIMAIYERYTPLIEPLSLDEAYLDVSTQPHEQGSATLMAAAIRRQIQTEVGITASAGIAPNKFLAKIASDWHKPDGQFVIRPQDVDAFVLQLPVEKIHGVGRVTAAHLKKLGIHRCSELRQWEMSDLMRHFGRFGERLYELARGRDERPVSTDRSRKSISVEETYAQDLPDLAACLDKLPELMAKLQGRIARAENPPFKGLSVKLKFADFSQTTAEQTGRQLTAAAYTELLGIAFERGQRPVRLVGVGVRLADDTDQPQQLPLFVEL